Below is a window of Rariglobus hedericola DNA.
ACAAGGTCTCCAACGAGATCAAACTCACCCTCGCCATCGTCGGCAGCGCCCCGAAGGCCTGAGTCTCGTTTCAGCCACTGTTGAGCCGGCCGCAATCACGGCCGGCTTTTTTATTTGTCTCGCGAAGGACACGAAGGCCGCGAAGTAAGAAACCGCTACACGGCCTTTCTTTTCCGAACCTTCGCCTCCTTTCCATCCTTCGCGAGACCCTCCTTCCGATCCCATGACCGACGCCGAACTCCAGACTCTGATCGAAGACGCCACGTTTGATTACACGATGGGTGACACCGACGCGGCCTTGGCCAAACTCGCCCGCGCCACCGAAGCCGCGCCCGCATCCTTCGAAGCCTGGCACGCGCTGGCGGAAATCCATTTCAGCCTGCGCCGTTTTGACGACGCGCTGCACGCCGCCGAAAAAGCCCACGCCGTGCGCAGCGACGATCTGTTCATCAACACCACGCTGTCACGCATCTGGATGGAAAAAGGCGACAAGGCCACCGCCGAGAAATACGGCGCGCAGGCCAAGATTCTCAGCTGGAAAGACCAGCTCAAGAACCCCGAGGCCCATCAGGGCGGCGTGCAGTAAATCTTAATTGGCACAAAAAAGGCCGGAGCCCGTGAATCACGGAACTCCGGCTTTTTTATAGCATCCGCTTAAGAGGCGTCCGGCGCCTTGTCCGTCGCAGGAGCAGCCGGAGCGGGCTTCGCATCCGTGCCAAGGAACGACGGCAGGTTCAGACCCACGCTCTTCGCGAGTTCGTTGATCGGCAGCACGCCTTTGTAGAGGTCCTGCACGAACTGGCCAGGGCCGGCGGACGCACCGCCACCACCCGCGCCGCCGCCCATGACGATGACCTTTTCGAACGTGAGGCCCCGGATCGCGCCCGCTTGGATCTCGGCGATGCGCACGATATTTTCGGCGATGAGGAGCTGCGTGGCACCAGCCGTGTCGTCGGCGACGCGGAGGAGCTTTTCAAAGCCCTGCGCTTTCGCGTCGAGCAACGCGCGCGTGCCCTCGGCTTCGGCCGTAAGTTTGGCTTGGATACCGGAGGCCTCGGCGGAGAGCTTCGCGCGGATACCAGCGGCTTCGCCTTCGGCAACGCGTTTCACGCCCTCGGCTTCGGCATCCTTTTGAATGATGTAAGCGGCGGACTGACCCTTCTGGAGAATCTCGGACTGGGCGGCCTTGGCCTCGGCGTCGATGCGCACGCGCTGTTTGTCCACCTCGGCCTTCACGATCTGGTCGGCCTGCTGGGCGGCCTTGTCGCGGTCGGCACGGGCGAGTTCGGCTTCCTGCTGGGCTTTGTAGCCTTCTTGGAGGACGCGGGCCGAGGCGACCTGTTGGGCGGCTTCAGTGCGGCGTTTCGCCTCGGCTTGGTCGAAGGCCAGGTCGGCATCGGACTTCGCGATCACGGATTGCGCGGTGTTCTGACCGCGTTTGGCTTCGGCCTGGGCGGTGGCCACGCGGATGGCCTGATCACGCTCAGCTTCGGCACGACCGATGGAGCCGCGCTGATTTTCCTGGGCGACCTTGATGTGCGCATCGTTGATCGCGCGGGCGGCGGATTCCTTGCCGAGCGCGTCGATGTAACCGGACTGGTCTTTGATGTCGCGGATGTTGCCGTTGATCATGCGAAGACCGACCTTGTGGAGCTCGACTTCGACGCCCTTGGTGATCGCGGCGATGAGCTTTTCGCGGTCGTTGTTGATTTCCTCGATGGTCATCGAGGCAAACACAACGCGCATCTGGCCCATGATGATTTCGGCGGCGAGCTGCTGGACCTCGTCGAGCGAACGACCAAGCAGGCGCGTGGCGGCGTTTTGCATGACCTCAGGATCGGTGGAAATACCGATGGTGAAAGAGGCCGGAGCATCGATACGGATGTTCTGGCTGGAGAGCGCGCCGCGCAGCTCGATGTCGAGCGTGATGGGCGTAAGATCCAGGTATTGGTAGCTCTGCAGGACGGGCATCACGAAGGTGGCTCCGCCGTGGTAGCACTTGGAGGAAAGGCCGCTGGCGACCTTACCGTAGACCACGAGGATCTTGTCGGGAGGGCACATGCGATAACGCGAGAGGAGCGTCAGGCCGACGATCATCACGAAGAGAACGGCGAGGGAAATGGCGATAATTTCGATCATTGAAGGGACGAGTTGGAGTTGGACTGGAAAGTGAAACGAAGCGGAAACGAGAAAGACGGATACGGGTCGCGAGTGCCTTAGAGCGGCTCGACCAGCACGGTGCGCGGGTCGACGATCTGGATGACCTTTACGCGCTCGCCACTCGGAATTGCCCGGTCTGTGACGTTGAGCGCGGCAAAAGTTTCCTGACGTCCGTGAAAGCTCACGACGACCTGGCCGCCGGAGCCCTTGGACGGAGGGAGCGTGATGTAAACGGTGCCGGTGGCGTTGAGCGCATCGTCGATTCGCACGGTTCCATCGCTACGCATGCTTTGAATGGCGCGGAACATCGCGACGATGATTCCCATGAGGATGCCGCCGGAAACAATCGCGATGACCGTCGCGGCGAAGAGCCCCAGGCCGTTGTCGAGTGCAAGACCGCCGGCCCAGCCGAAGCCGAGAAAGAAACCCGTCAGCGGTTTTATGGAGAAGATGCCGCCGCCATCACCGGTATCGGCGTCGCCGATGGCATCTATGCTGTCGTGATGGTCAAAACCGATCATCGACAGAACGGCGAGAATCACGGCCACGACACCAGCGATGATGCCGAATCCGTAGAACACCTGCCGCGCGAGGTTGAGTTCATCCCACCACTGCGACACTTGAGTTAGCAAAGCGAGGGTTGTCATTTAAGCGTTTGGAGTATCGCAGATAGCGCAGGCGTCCAACATTACAATGTCGATTGCAATTTCGACGCAAAAAGCAATGGAATGCCGCCAATTGACACACGCCAAGCCGTCGCCCTAGCCTTCCCCGCTTCACATGGAAAAACCCGCTTACACACTCGAGTTCGAGAAGCCCCTGCGCGATCTGAGCGCCCAGCTTGAGCAGCTCAGCCAGCAATCCCTCGAGAACAACCTCGACCTGGCCAGCGAAATCGCCGGCATCGAACGCAAGATCGCCGCAACCCAGCGTGAGATTTATTCCAGTCTCACCCCGTGGCAGAAGGTCCAGATCGCCCGTCATCCCAAGCGTCCCTACGCCCTCGATTACGTGAACCTCCTTTGCGAAGGTTTCGTCGAGTTGCACGGCGACCGCCAGTTCAACGACGACCGCGCCCTCATCGGCGGCACCGCATTTTTCAATGGTGAGGCCGTCATGATCATCGCCCAGCAGAAGGGCCGTGAAACCAAGGAAAAGATCGCCCGTAATTTCGGCATGCCCCAGCCCGAAGGCTACCGGAAGGCCCTTCGCTTGATGAAAATGGCCGAGAAATT
It encodes the following:
- a CDS encoding flotillin family protein; translation: MIEIIAISLAVLFVMIVGLTLLSRYRMCPPDKILVVYGKVASGLSSKCYHGGATFVMPVLQSYQYLDLTPITLDIELRGALSSQNIRIDAPASFTIGISTDPEVMQNAATRLLGRSLDEVQQLAAEIIMGQMRVVFASMTIEEINNDREKLIAAITKGVEVELHKVGLRMINGNIRDIKDQSGYIDALGKESAARAINDAHIKVAQENQRGSIGRAEAERDQAIRVATAQAEAKRGQNTAQSVIAKSDADLAFDQAEAKRRTEAAQQVASARVLQEGYKAQQEAELARADRDKAAQQADQIVKAEVDKQRVRIDAEAKAAQSEILQKGQSAAYIIQKDAEAEGVKRVAEGEAAGIRAKLSAEASGIQAKLTAEAEGTRALLDAKAQGFEKLLRVADDTAGATQLLIAENIVRIAEIQAGAIRGLTFEKVIVMGGGAGGGGASAGPGQFVQDLYKGVLPINELAKSVGLNLPSFLGTDAKPAPAAPATDKAPDAS
- a CDS encoding tetratricopeptide repeat protein, with protein sequence MTDAELQTLIEDATFDYTMGDTDAALAKLARATEAAPASFEAWHALAEIHFSLRRFDDALHAAEKAHAVRSDDLFINTTLSRIWMEKGDKATAEKYGAQAKILSWKDQLKNPEAHQGGVQ